The following are from one region of the Desulfobulbaceae bacterium genome:
- a CDS encoding PAS domain-containing protein, with translation MVGLNQLEPNEKLVELLEKQKQDLVVRILKKHEEVKAEKVFSEQILANLSDLFFVMTEDFVVVNSNEEFLTLLGFSSDDYGKLCFDTFLADDACSWIKELVIGGEFRNIETEFKTREGGGLRVSLKGSTFITESEQVLHMIIAKDMSDAHKMMSRIREAQEQLIHSGRLASLGEMAAGIGHELTQPLNAILLFARNCVKSLEGTAIDKLLLEDNLQIIIDRVIKASSIIKSLKSFARKDSSNTYPVEINSIVMNILKFLGTQLALSDIEVELDLDSSIPQTINHEVRLEQVFINVIQNAVQSMGDTPAPHLTIKTYLAQNIEPETLLEKEYIVISIRDTGAGISSDAMGRIFDPFFTTREVGSGMGLGLSIVDRIVRGSGGFVKVASTPGSGSCFFIHLPPYSKEGA, from the coding sequence ATGGTGGGATTAAACCAACTCGAGCCGAATGAAAAATTAGTTGAACTGCTTGAAAAGCAGAAACAGGATCTTGTGGTCCGGATTCTAAAAAAGCATGAAGAGGTCAAAGCAGAGAAGGTTTTTTCAGAACAGATCCTTGCCAATCTTTCAGACCTTTTTTTTGTCATGACGGAAGATTTTGTGGTTGTTAATTCAAATGAAGAGTTTCTCACTCTGCTTGGCTTCTCTTCAGATGATTATGGCAAACTTTGTTTTGATACATTTTTAGCTGACGATGCGTGTAGCTGGATTAAGGAACTTGTTATTGGAGGGGAGTTCAGGAATATTGAGACGGAATTTAAAACTCGTGAAGGGGGAGGCCTTCGAGTCAGTTTGAAAGGTTCCACCTTTATTACCGAATCGGAGCAGGTGCTTCATATGATCATTGCCAAGGACATGAGCGATGCTCATAAGATGATGTCCAGGATTCGAGAAGCTCAGGAGCAGTTGATCCATTCTGGGAGATTGGCCAGTCTTGGCGAGATGGCAGCGGGGATAGGCCATGAGTTGACTCAGCCGTTAAACGCAATTCTGCTTTTTGCTCGAAATTGTGTGAAGAGCCTGGAAGGAACGGCAATCGACAAACTGTTGCTGGAAGATAATCTGCAAATAATTATCGATCGTGTCATTAAGGCATCGTCTATTATCAAAAGTCTAAAAAGTTTCGCACGCAAGGATTCGTCTAATACTTATCCCGTTGAGATTAATTCTATTGTGATGAATATTCTCAAATTTCTCGGTACTCAGCTTGCCCTGTCAGATATTGAGGTCGAACTGGATCTCGATAGCAGTATTCCGCAAACAATTAATCATGAAGTCAGGCTTGAACAGGTTTTTATCAATGTCATTCAAAATGCCGTCCAGTCGATGGGGGATACCCCGGCGCCACATTTGACCATAAAAACCTATCTGGCACAAAATATTGAGCCTGAGACCCTATTGGAGAAAGAGTATATTGTGATCTCCATTCGGGATACCGGCGCTGGAATTTCTTCTGATGCGATGGGCAGGATTTTTGACCCGTTTTTCACTACCAGGGAAGTTGGATCAGGAATGGGTCTTGGCCTGTCCATAGTTGATCGTATCGTCCGCGGCAGCGGCGGTTTTGTTAAAGTAGCAAGCACCCCTGGAAGTGGTTCCTGCTTTTTTATTCACCTGCCTCCTTACAGTAAAGAAGGTGCATGA
- a CDS encoding sigma-54-dependent Fis family transcriptional regulator, translating into MIHKDNLCMKHGNIMVVDDDSYLLAAIHQTLVLHGYEVDSFDKPAEALAVLASGSYLAVIADIKMPLIDGLEFLQRAKGECRDLPVIMITGHGDVHMAVKAMKEGAYDFLEKPVDEDVLLVSLARAVEKMKLVMDNRGLCEQLELAREKRDRFHGLIGAHPLMRRLYCTIEIVAKEDEPILIAGETGTGKELVARAIHNLSDRCDKPFVAVNMGAIPAEMLEAELFGYEKGAFTGAGQTKIGKFEFAGEGTIFLDEICSMPVNLQSKLLRILEDRAITRLGANNSIPVQARILSATNSVLADEIETGRFRQDLYFRLNVLPITMPPLKKRVSDIPLLFDFFCREYGKVAASFDLAIIRQLSQRDWPGNVREFKNYVKRLCVYQDDIHGSAIDDSMADPMVHNDHRVVPLRQAVDEAEKNHIINALRMHGGHVIAAHKTLMISRKCLYDKINRYGIDLCSFRVAQGHELDQ; encoded by the coding sequence ATGATCCATAAGGATAATCTTTGTATGAAACATGGTAACATTATGGTGGTTGATGATGATTCCTATCTTCTAGCGGCCATTCATCAGACGCTTGTCCTGCACGGTTATGAGGTAGATAGCTTTGATAAACCGGCAGAGGCGCTGGCAGTTCTTGCTTCAGGAAGTTATCTGGCCGTGATTGCTGATATAAAAATGCCGCTTATCGATGGGTTGGAATTCTTGCAGCGGGCCAAGGGTGAATGCCGGGATTTGCCGGTGATTATGATTACCGGGCATGGTGATGTGCATATGGCAGTCAAAGCCATGAAGGAAGGCGCCTACGACTTTCTGGAAAAACCGGTGGACGAGGATGTGCTGCTCGTTTCCCTTGCCCGGGCCGTGGAAAAAATGAAGCTGGTGATGGACAACAGAGGTCTGTGCGAGCAACTGGAACTTGCAAGGGAGAAACGTGATAGGTTTCATGGCCTTATTGGTGCCCATCCATTGATGCGGCGTCTCTACTGCACCATCGAGATTGTGGCAAAAGAAGATGAACCAATCTTGATTGCCGGCGAAACCGGAACGGGGAAAGAGTTGGTGGCGCGGGCGATTCACAATTTGTCAGATCGGTGTGATAAACCATTTGTTGCAGTCAATATGGGTGCAATTCCAGCAGAAATGCTGGAGGCCGAGTTGTTTGGCTACGAAAAAGGCGCCTTTACCGGTGCCGGCCAGACCAAGATCGGCAAATTTGAATTTGCAGGAGAGGGGACCATTTTTCTTGATGAAATTTGCAGTATGCCTGTCAATCTCCAGTCGAAACTGCTGCGTATTCTAGAAGATAGGGCCATTACCAGGTTGGGCGCGAATAATTCTATCCCCGTGCAGGCGCGAATCTTATCAGCGACGAACAGTGTTCTTGCCGATGAGATAGAGACCGGGCGTTTTCGGCAGGATCTGTATTTTCGACTGAATGTGTTGCCGATTACGATGCCACCATTAAAAAAACGGGTGTCGGATATCCCTCTGTTGTTTGATTTTTTCTGTAGAGAGTATGGCAAGGTGGCTGCATCTTTTGATTTGGCGATCATTCGGCAGTTATCTCAGCGAGATTGGCCGGGAAATGTCAGGGAGTTTAAAAATTATGTCAAAAGATTGTGCGTTTACCAGGACGATATCCATGGATCTGCCATCGATGATTCGATGGCAGATCCCATGGTCCATAATGATCATAGGGTTGTCCCTTTGCGGCAAGCAGTGGATGAAGCTGAAAAAAATCATATAATCAATGCCTTGCGTATGCATGGCGGTCATGTGATTGCTGCCCACAAGACCTTGATGATTTCGAGAAAATGTCTGTATGATAAGATTAATAGATATGGAATAGATTTATGTTCTTTTAGAGTAGCTCAGGGTCACGAGCTTGATCAATAG